Proteins encoded in a region of the Saccharothrix ecbatanensis genome:
- a CDS encoding NUDIX hydrolase — protein sequence MELVAVVDPDGTPIGTATRARMRAEGLWHACAVIVVRSLDGTRLYVHRRTDTKDVYPGLYDPTCGGVMAADETADECAERELAEELGVSAAPEFRFRTPFVDGTIRYVAHVYDVRSDGPFTHQPEEVAWGGWMDLEEVRAKAEDPEWPVVPDGRALILEWFRWA from the coding sequence GTGGAACTCGTAGCAGTGGTCGACCCGGACGGCACCCCCATCGGCACGGCGACTCGCGCCCGGATGCGTGCGGAAGGGCTGTGGCACGCGTGCGCGGTGATCGTCGTGCGCTCTCTCGACGGGACGCGGTTGTACGTGCACCGGCGCACCGACACCAAGGACGTCTACCCCGGTCTGTACGACCCGACGTGCGGTGGGGTGATGGCGGCGGATGAGACGGCCGACGAGTGCGCGGAGCGTGAGCTGGCCGAGGAGCTGGGGGTCTCGGCGGCGCCGGAGTTCCGGTTCAGGACACCTTTCGTGGACGGAACTATCCGGTACGTGGCGCACGTTTACGACGTGCGCAGCGACGGACCGTTCACCCACCAGCCGGAGGAAGTGGCCTGGGGCGGCTGGATGGATCTGGAGGAGGTGCGGGCAAAGGCGGAAGACCCGGAGTGGCCTGTCGTGCCGGACGGTCGGGCCCTGATCCTGGAGTGGTTCAGATGGGCATGA
- a CDS encoding DUF6191 domain-containing protein, whose protein sequence is MGMMFAMSIPGLAVLLVVLAAGERVWRAIRRRRGTPPVVSAAAFDEFTTLFSGSKHIELRQREVTLMLGDDEESAAPPRGPVDLDSGRIRLIPKGGTTE, encoded by the coding sequence ATGGGCATGATGTTCGCGATGTCGATCCCCGGCCTGGCCGTGCTCCTCGTCGTGCTGGCGGCTGGTGAGCGGGTCTGGCGGGCGATCCGGCGGCGCAGGGGCACCCCGCCGGTGGTCTCCGCGGCCGCGTTCGACGAGTTCACCACGCTGTTCTCCGGGAGCAAGCACATCGAGCTGCGGCAACGCGAGGTGACGCTGATGCTGGGCGACGACGAGGAATCCGCCGCGCCGCCGCGCGGGCCGGTCGACCTCGACTCGGGCCGGATCCGGCTCATTCCCAAGGGAGGGACGACCGAGTAG
- a CDS encoding aldo/keto reductase, with protein MWSGGLPGPAVTVSGVSEFALGLAALGRPAYINLGREHALPEHRDVDAMRAQCHAVLDAAYAAGVRRVDAARSYGRAEEFLGQWLAARGHRDVRVSSKWGYAYVADWRRDVETHEVKEHSLDRFTRQWRETQELLGAHVGLYNVHSLTPDSPLFGDPELLLALGALRDSGVRLGFSTSGPDQAGTVRRALELEVEGRRLFESVQSTWNVLETSVGPELASAKESGAEVFVKEGLANGRLAVDPPPRVRELAAKHGVGPDAIALAAVCAQPWADVVLSGAASPDQLHANLKAQDVHLEPDELDELAECAEPAGQYWATRSSLPWE; from the coding sequence ATGTGGTCCGGCGGCCTCCCGGGGCCGGCGGTTACGGTGTCGGGCGTGTCCGAATTCGCGCTGGGGCTGGCCGCGCTCGGCCGTCCCGCCTACATCAACCTCGGCCGTGAGCACGCGTTGCCCGAACACCGGGACGTGGACGCCATGCGCGCGCAGTGCCACGCCGTCCTGGACGCCGCCTACGCGGCCGGTGTTCGGCGGGTGGACGCGGCCCGTTCCTACGGGCGGGCGGAGGAGTTCCTGGGGCAGTGGCTGGCCGCGCGCGGCCACCGGGACGTCCGGGTGTCCAGCAAGTGGGGTTACGCGTACGTCGCGGACTGGCGGCGGGACGTGGAGACGCATGAGGTGAAGGAGCACTCGCTTGACCGGTTCACCCGGCAGTGGCGGGAGACGCAGGAGCTGCTCGGCGCACACGTCGGCCTGTACAACGTGCACTCGCTGACGCCCGACAGCCCGCTGTTCGGCGATCCGGAGCTGCTTCTCGCCCTGGGCGCGCTGCGGGACTCGGGCGTCCGGCTCGGGTTCTCCACATCCGGCCCGGACCAGGCGGGCACGGTGCGGCGGGCGCTGGAATTGGAGGTGGAGGGGCGGCGGCTGTTCGAGAGCGTCCAGTCCACCTGGAACGTGCTGGAGACGTCGGTGGGCCCGGAGCTGGCGTCCGCCAAGGAGTCAGGGGCGGAGGTGTTCGTCAAGGAGGGCCTGGCCAACGGCAGGCTGGCCGTCGACCCGCCACCACGTGTGCGCGAGCTGGCCGCCAAACACGGCGTGGGGCCGGACGCGATCGCGCTGGCGGCCGTGTGCGCCCAACCGTGGGCGGACGTGGTCCTGTCCGGGGCGGCGAGCCCGGACCAGCTGCACGCCAACCTGAAGGCCCAGGACGTCCACCTGGAGCCGGACGAGTTGGACGAGTTGGCGGAGTGCGCCGAGCCGGCCGGGCAGTACTGGGCTACTCGGTCGTCCCTCCCTTGGGAATGA
- a CDS encoding ABC transporter permease: MTDVLNSELLKLRSVRSTSYVLLAIAVALLGGALISYLMTADWDSSPPDLQQRFGAADPGVMVVPFGQFCLGVLGALAVTSEYGSGMIRTALVSVPRRKAYLAAKTLVVAGVSAVVAVVTTLLAYLTGELITGDRPKPISAYDSLGDAVPTLLANSASLVLLALVGLGLGFLLRSTAGALVTLCGLLFVLPVLTLLLPSPWNDRAYSVMLPVLAPQLSGELPNPPLSPLGAGLVMISYLLVVLGAGATVLLRRDA, translated from the coding sequence ATGACCGACGTCCTGAACTCCGAACTGCTGAAGCTCCGATCGGTCCGCTCGACGTCGTACGTGCTGCTCGCGATCGCCGTCGCGCTACTGGGCGGTGCGTTGATCTCGTACCTGATGACAGCCGACTGGGACAGCTCGCCCCCGGACCTCCAACAGCGGTTCGGGGCTGCTGATCCGGGGGTGATGGTGGTCCCGTTCGGCCAGTTCTGCTTGGGTGTCCTCGGCGCGCTGGCGGTCACCTCCGAATACGGCAGCGGCATGATCCGGACCGCTCTGGTGTCCGTGCCGAGACGCAAGGCCTATCTGGCCGCCAAGACGCTCGTGGTGGCCGGTGTGTCCGCGGTCGTCGCGGTCGTCACCACGCTGCTGGCCTACCTGACCGGCGAGCTGATCACCGGGGACCGGCCGAAGCCGATCTCGGCGTACGACTCGTTAGGCGACGCGGTGCCGACGTTGCTGGCGAACTCCGCGTCGCTGGTCCTGCTCGCCTTGGTCGGCCTCGGTCTGGGCTTCCTGCTCCGGTCCACGGCCGGCGCGCTGGTGACCCTGTGCGGCCTGCTGTTCGTGCTGCCCGTGCTCACGCTGCTGCTGCCGTCCCCGTGGAACGACCGGGCGTACTCGGTGATGCTCCCGGTCCTCGCTCCGCAACTGTCGGGTGAACTACCGAACCCACCGCTGTCGCCCCTTGGCGCCGGGCTGGTGATGATCTCGTACCTGCTCGTGGTGTTGGGAGCCGGCGCCACCGTGCTGCTGCGTCGTGACGCCTGA